The following proteins come from a genomic window of Pyxidicoccus sp. MSG2:
- the agmC gene encoding adventurous gliding motility protein AgmC, with protein sequence MNDNTPTYTPLALARRIRARLPAAGLLALLCAVLVAPAAQAELDTFQLGNGHNGALTVNAANTVVNTYTRVTAAVPVNQSFVTVTSSTGFANGDLVLVYQGTGYTGTVTSGGQTALDLTGNTVGRWQFGRVQSLTATRLTFSQPLTVSFAANVTQAIRVPEYTTVTVNAAGSIVAQAWDGITGGVVIFLATGAVSNAGAISASGLGFRGGQFLNGNGDNCTGIDQAYPGGTTKGEGIVPARYSLAIPPAGGTTGYGNIFNGGGGGICHNSGGGGGSSHGTGGKGGRTWSGDTVPSRDVGGRGGAQMLFTPQDHLLFGGGGGAGHSNDDLGGGGSAGGGIVFIRAASLTGAGTISANGVAGVNATDPGNDAAGGGGAGGTLYLRFTGNFTCNANQVTARGGAGGSTAFDQHGTGGGGGGGRGLIQGGTVGCTPAVTGGAAGTQPTAGAPDGLTYGAIAGSVGLVTTLSGAFPAPAAPVVTLPANGSTTGVRPPMGGTAPANSTVIIYVDGVEYARVTADAAGNFTYTPTADLAAGAHTISAVAEVQGVASARSNTNTFTVASDTTPPDTTIVSGPALVTNATTATFDFSANETPVTYECSLDGAAFAACTDPVTFTGLAQGNHTLSVRARDAAGNVDPTPATYAWTVDTTPPDTTIVSGPAAVTSSTSATFDFSSPDSPVTYECSLDGAAYAACTDPVTFTGLAQGNHTLSVRARDAAGNVDPTPATYAWTVDTTAPDTTIVSGPPALTNSNSATFDFSSNESPVTYQCSLDGAAFVACTDPRTFTGLADGNHTLAVRAVDAAGNIDGSPATHAWTVDTSPPDTTIVSGPASVTNSNSATFDFSSPDAAATFECSLDGAAFVACSDPRTFTGLADGNHTLSVRARDTAGNVDPTPATYAWTVDTAPPDTTIVSGPSGLTASTSATFDFSSPDSPVTYECSLDGAAFAACTDPVTFTGLAQGGHTLSVRARDAAGNVDPTPATRAWTVDTVAPDTTFTSTPPLITNSAVANFDFNSNESPVTYECRLDGAVLFTACADPQTFPGLSNGSHTLEVRAVDSAGNVDTTPATYTWTVDTTPPDTTIVSGPAAVTNSTSATFDFNSPDSPVTYQCSLDGGAFTSCTDPVTFTGLANGNHTLSVRAVDAAGNVDPTPATHAWMVDTTPPDTSIVSGPAAVTNSTSATFDFSSPDSPVTYECSLDGAAYAACTDPVTFTGLAQGNHTLSVRARDAAGNVDPTPATYAWTVDTSAPDTTIVSGPPALTNSNSATFDFSSNESPVTYQCSLDGAAFVACSDPRTYTGLADGNHTLAVRAVDAAGNVDGSPATHAWTVDTTPPNTVIDSGPAAQTNATTATFNFSSPDSPVTYQCSLDGAAFTACTDPVTFTGLAEGGHTLAVRAVDAAGNVDPTPATYSWTVDRTAPGIPVVTAPADGTTVPTQQPTFAGTADPGTTVTVIVDGVVLGTAPVDGLGNWTFPCPVVLDQGPHTVVATSTDAAGNVSGPSAPNTFIVDTVRPAAPEIDRPADGATVATRRPTYEGTAEPGADVTVIVDGVVLGTVRADVNGNWSIVEDGDLSDGSHTVEATATDAAGNISEATAHDFLVDTSAPDTLIVSGPNLRTNSTTATFDFDQINGGVRYECSLDGAAFVACTDPVTFTGLAAGNHTLAVRTVNAIGTADPEPATYAWTVDLTAPTLPTIDSPADGDTVGTATPTITGTGEPGSSIFLDLDGATYGPIPVDGSGNWTFTVPVPLAEGPYTVSATSVDAAGNSAGPVTSTFIVDLAAPDTIIVSGPPALTRETSATFDFDQTGGGVSYQCSLDGASYVPCTDPVTFTSLADGEHVLLVRAVDAVGNVDLTPAEHRWTVDTTEPDTLIDSGPADPTNATSATFEFSASEPGSTYECSVDGAAYVPCTDPVTFNGFAEGGHTLQVRAVDAAGNVDPTPAEYTWTVDLTAPVVPVIVTPANGAVLPDGNVTITGTAVGATSVTLTLDGTTYGPIPVDGSGNWTFSPPVTLADGPYTVSVVAVDDVGNTSGPATSTFTVDHTAPDTAIDSGPAALTRETTANFVFSSNESPVTFECSLDGAAFTACPAQTSFGPLADGEHTLAVRAVDTAGNVDTTPATHTWTVDTVAPVVTLTTPADGAVVPTPQVTYSGTTEPGATVSVVVDGVEVGPVTADASGNWTLPVGTGLAEGPHTVTVTATDPAGNTSPPVTHDFTVDALPPNTSFTVTPPALTNSTTANFEFTSDESPVTFECSLDGAAFAPCTTPLELNGLAEGEHTLAVRARDTDGNVDPTPATHTWTVDRTAPDTLIVSGPPLADAPSTATFDLDQTGGGVSYECSLDGAAFAPCPDPVTFTSLASGPHTLAVRAVDGAGNVDATPATYNWSVSVDTDGDGLTDAEEVTLGTDPNNPDTDGDGLTDGIEVNVGDTDPLDDDSDDDGVMDGTEDADHDGIVDANETDPNEADTDGDGLTDGLELGLTEPEGDDTDPAHFTPDADPTTTTNPLNVDTDGGSVRDGVEDANHNGRVDAGETNPLVAADDTDSDGDGVDDATEIELGTDPHDADTDDDGVQDGADGLTDTDGDGTIDALDPDSDNDGLLDGTERGVTLENAPVGTNTSSPNFVPDADPSTTTDPKKADTDGDGLTDGAEDADSNGAVSSTETDPNKADTDGDSLNDGLEVMGRNSTDPLNPDTDGDGLNDGREDANLNGSFDNGETDPRNRDTDQGGASDGDEVNAGGNPLDGNDDFVVVGRGCSTGGAGTFAPLALLLLALPMLGRLRRSGRRPSRALVAGAAGGLALTGALVAPTAQAQVTAPTASQAIDVQQYKPGPGAGDILGVHSARVQSHLNWNVGLSLNYADKPLNFLDPRQDRFITALVRSQVGLDLMGAVGLFDRFEVGVVLPVTLQDSEPAPQVDPSFSQGVGSGGIGDLRVVPKARLVDGESFGLALAVPVVLPTGGGSDFLGGSGVGIQPRLVAEYGQRLRLAANLGIDIRKQQQLRNLNTGNALTYGVGAELPFTLGELPLAAEATVVGALGFEEQDTEERPLELLAALKYRSLGGLSAHLGAGPGLTRGYGTPGFRVLAGLSYSPPPSKEPKPVVTPAPVDTDGDGLMDPQDRCPVEAEDKDGFEDADGCPDLDNDKDGIVDGSDKCMNEPESKNDYEDADGCPDEVPAPVDSDGDGLLDPDDACPSKAEDKDGFEDADGCPDPDNDKDGIADVADKCVNEPEVINGVDDADGCPDKGKVKVLVDGERILILEKVYFATSKDVILARSFPLLKQVAAVLRANPQVELLRIEGHTDDQGNDAKNLDLSQRRANNVRKFLVNEGILPVRLESAGYGETKPVDTNKTAAGRENNRRVEFTILRVGKVEVEREAQ encoded by the coding sequence ATGAACGACAACACCCCCACCTACACTCCGCTGGCGCTGGCGCGACGCATCCGTGCTCGCCTGCCTGCCGCTGGCCTTCTGGCGCTGCTGTGCGCCGTGCTGGTGGCTCCCGCCGCCCAGGCCGAGCTCGACACCTTCCAGTTGGGCAATGGCCACAATGGCGCACTGACGGTCAACGCCGCCAACACCGTCGTCAACACCTATACGCGGGTGACGGCGGCGGTTCCGGTGAACCAGAGCTTCGTCACCGTGACCTCCTCGACGGGTTTCGCGAACGGCGACCTGGTCCTGGTGTACCAGGGCACGGGCTACACCGGGACGGTGACGTCGGGGGGCCAGACGGCCCTCGACCTGACGGGGAACACGGTGGGCCGGTGGCAGTTCGGGCGGGTGCAGTCTCTCACCGCCACCCGGCTCACCTTCAGCCAGCCGCTCACGGTGAGCTTCGCGGCCAACGTGACGCAGGCCATCCGGGTGCCCGAGTACACCACCGTGACGGTCAACGCCGCGGGCAGCATCGTCGCCCAGGCCTGGGATGGCATTACGGGTGGCGTGGTCATCTTCCTGGCGACGGGTGCGGTGAGCAACGCGGGCGCCATCTCCGCGAGCGGACTGGGATTCCGCGGCGGCCAGTTCCTCAACGGCAACGGTGACAACTGCACCGGCATCGACCAGGCGTACCCGGGAGGCACGACGAAGGGTGAGGGCATCGTTCCGGCGCGCTACTCCCTTGCGATTCCTCCAGCGGGGGGCACGACGGGGTACGGCAACATCTTCAACGGTGGTGGCGGCGGCATCTGCCACAACTCGGGTGGTGGCGGTGGCAGCAGCCATGGCACGGGTGGCAAGGGCGGCCGCACGTGGAGCGGCGACACGGTTCCCTCGCGTGACGTCGGTGGTCGCGGCGGCGCGCAGATGCTCTTCACCCCGCAGGACCACCTGCTCTTCGGCGGTGGTGGCGGCGCGGGCCACAGCAATGACGACCTGGGTGGCGGTGGCAGCGCCGGTGGCGGCATCGTGTTCATCCGCGCGGCGTCGCTGACGGGAGCCGGAACGATTTCGGCGAACGGCGTGGCGGGTGTGAACGCGACGGATCCGGGCAACGACGCGGCGGGCGGCGGCGGCGCGGGCGGTACGCTGTACCTGCGCTTCACGGGGAACTTCACGTGCAACGCCAATCAGGTGACGGCGCGCGGTGGCGCTGGTGGCAGCACCGCGTTCGACCAGCACGGCACGGGTGGTGGTGGCGGTGGTGGCCGCGGCCTGATTCAGGGTGGCACGGTGGGCTGCACGCCCGCGGTCACCGGTGGTGCGGCGGGTACGCAGCCGACGGCCGGCGCTCCCGACGGTCTGACCTACGGCGCCATTGCCGGCAGTGTCGGCCTCGTCACCACCCTGTCGGGTGCCTTCCCGGCTCCGGCCGCACCAGTGGTCACGTTGCCAGCCAACGGCTCCACCACCGGCGTCCGCCCGCCCATGGGCGGCACGGCCCCGGCGAACTCGACGGTGATCATCTACGTCGACGGCGTGGAGTACGCCCGCGTGACGGCGGATGCCGCTGGCAACTTCACGTACACCCCGACGGCCGACCTCGCGGCTGGTGCGCACACCATCAGCGCCGTGGCCGAGGTGCAGGGCGTTGCCAGTGCGCGCAGCAACACCAACACCTTCACGGTGGCGTCGGACACCACGCCGCCAGATACGACGATTGTCAGCGGCCCGGCCCTGGTGACGAACGCCACCACGGCCACGTTCGACTTCTCCGCGAACGAGACCCCGGTGACGTACGAGTGCTCGCTGGACGGCGCGGCCTTCGCGGCCTGCACCGACCCGGTGACCTTCACGGGCCTGGCGCAGGGCAACCACACCCTGTCGGTGCGTGCGCGTGATGCGGCCGGCAACGTGGACCCGACTCCGGCCACCTACGCGTGGACCGTCGACACCACGCCTCCGGATACCACCATCGTGAGCGGCCCGGCGGCGGTGACGAGCTCCACCAGCGCCACGTTCGACTTCAGCTCGCCCGACAGCCCGGTGACGTACGAGTGCTCGCTGGATGGCGCGGCCTATGCGGCCTGCACCGACCCGGTGACCTTCACGGGACTCGCGCAGGGCAACCACACGCTGTCTGTCCGCGCGCGTGACGCCGCCGGCAACGTGGACCCGACGCCGGCCACCTACGCGTGGACGGTAGACACCACTGCTCCAGACACGACGATTGTCTCCGGCCCGCCCGCGCTGACGAACAGCAACAGCGCGACGTTCGACTTCAGCTCGAACGAGAGCCCGGTGACGTACCAGTGCTCGCTGGACGGCGCGGCCTTCGTGGCCTGCACCGACCCGCGTACGTTCACGGGCCTGGCGGACGGCAACCACACGCTGGCGGTCCGCGCGGTGGATGCCGCGGGCAACATCGACGGCAGCCCGGCGACCCACGCCTGGACGGTGGACACCTCCCCGCCGGACACCACCATCGTGAGTGGTCCGGCGTCGGTGACGAACAGCAACAGCGCCACGTTCGACTTCAGCTCTCCCGACGCGGCCGCCACCTTCGAGTGCTCGCTGGACGGCGCGGCCTTCGTGGCCTGCTCCGACCCGCGCACCTTCACCGGCCTGGCGGACGGCAACCACACGCTGTCGGTCCGCGCGCGTGACACCGCGGGCAACGTGGACCCGACGCCCGCCACCTACGCGTGGACCGTGGACACCGCCCCTCCGGACACCACCATCGTGAGTGGCCCCTCGGGGCTGACGGCTTCCACGTCGGCCACCTTCGACTTCAGCTCTCCTGACAGCCCCGTCACCTACGAGTGCTCGCTGGACGGCGCGGCCTTCGCGGCCTGCACGGACCCGGTGACGTTCACGGGCCTGGCCCAGGGCGGCCACACGCTGTCGGTGCGCGCCCGTGATGCGGCTGGCAACGTGGACCCCACGCCCGCCACCCGCGCGTGGACGGTCGACACGGTGGCTCCGGACACCACGTTCACCAGCACGCCGCCCCTGATTACGAACTCGGCGGTGGCCAACTTCGACTTCAACTCCAACGAGAGCCCCGTCACCTACGAGTGCCGTCTGGACGGCGCGGTGCTGTTCACCGCGTGCGCGGACCCGCAGACCTTCCCGGGCCTGTCGAACGGCAGCCACACGCTCGAGGTTCGCGCGGTGGACAGCGCCGGCAACGTGGACACGACGCCGGCTACGTATACGTGGACCGTCGACACCACGCCTCCGGATACCACCATCGTGAGCGGCCCGGCGGCGGTGACGAACTCCACCAGCGCCACGTTCGACTTCAACTCTCCCGACAGCCCGGTGACGTACCAGTGCTCGCTGGACGGCGGGGCCTTCACGAGCTGCACGGACCCGGTGACCTTCACGGGCCTGGCCAACGGCAACCACACGCTGTCGGTGCGCGCGGTGGATGCGGCCGGCAACGTGGACCCGACTCCGGCCACCCACGCCTGGATGGTGGACACCACCCCTCCGGACACCTCCATCGTGAGCGGCCCGGCGGCGGTGACGAACTCCACCAGCGCCACGTTCGACTTCAGCTCGCCCGACAGCCCGGTGACGTACGAGTGCTCGCTGGATGGCGCGGCGTATGCGGCCTGCACCGACCCGGTGACCTTCACGGGACTTGCGCAGGGCAACCACACCCTGTCGGTGCGCGCCCGTGATGCGGCTGGCAACGTGGACCCGACTCCGGCGACGTACGCCTGGACGGTGGACACCAGCGCTCCGGACACGACGATTGTGTCCGGCCCGCCCGCGCTGACGAACAGCAACAGCGCGACGTTCGACTTCAGCTCGAACGAGAGCCCGGTGACGTACCAGTGCTCGCTGGACGGCGCGGCCTTCGTGGCGTGCAGCGACCCGCGCACGTACACGGGCCTTGCGGACGGCAACCACACGCTGGCGGTGCGCGCGGTGGATGCGGCCGGCAACGTGGACGGCAGCCCCGCGACCCACGCCTGGACGGTGGACACCACGCCGCCGAACACGGTGATTGACTCGGGCCCGGCGGCGCAGACGAACGCGACGACGGCCACGTTCAACTTCAGCTCGCCCGACAGCCCGGTGACGTACCAGTGCTCGCTGGACGGCGCGGCCTTCACGGCCTGCACCGACCCGGTGACCTTCACGGGCCTGGCGGAAGGTGGCCACACGCTGGCGGTGCGCGCGGTGGATGCGGCCGGCAACGTGGACCCCACGCCCGCGACCTACAGCTGGACGGTGGACCGCACCGCCCCCGGCATCCCGGTGGTGACGGCTCCGGCCGACGGCACGACGGTGCCGACGCAGCAGCCGACGTTCGCCGGCACGGCGGACCCGGGCACGACGGTGACGGTGATTGTGGACGGCGTGGTGCTGGGCACCGCGCCGGTGGACGGCCTGGGCAACTGGACGTTCCCCTGCCCGGTGGTGCTGGACCAGGGTCCGCACACGGTGGTCGCCACGTCCACGGACGCGGCGGGCAACGTCAGCGGGCCGAGCGCTCCCAACACCTTCATCGTGGACACGGTGCGGCCGGCGGCTCCGGAAATCGACCGTCCCGCCGATGGGGCGACGGTGGCCACGCGCCGCCCGACGTACGAGGGCACGGCCGAGCCGGGCGCCGATGTGACGGTGATTGTGGACGGCGTGGTGCTGGGCACCGTGAGGGCCGACGTGAATGGGAACTGGAGCATCGTGGAGGACGGGGACCTGTCCGACGGCTCGCACACGGTGGAGGCCACGGCGACGGACGCCGCTGGCAACATCAGCGAGGCGACGGCGCATGACTTCCTCGTCGACACCTCGGCTCCGGACACCCTCATCGTCTCCGGTCCGAACCTGCGCACCAACTCGACGACGGCCACCTTCGACTTCGACCAGATCAACGGCGGCGTGCGGTACGAGTGCAGCCTGGACGGCGCGGCCTTCGTGGCCTGCACGGACCCGGTGACCTTCACGGGCCTGGCGGCGGGCAACCACACGCTGGCGGTGCGTACGGTCAATGCGATTGGCACGGCGGACCCGGAGCCGGCCACCTACGCGTGGACGGTGGACCTGACGGCGCCGACGCTGCCGACCATCGACTCGCCGGCCGATGGCGACACGGTGGGCACCGCGACGCCCACCATCACCGGCACCGGTGAGCCGGGCAGCAGCATCTTCCTGGACCTGGATGGCGCCACCTACGGCCCCATCCCGGTGGATGGCTCGGGCAACTGGACCTTCACGGTTCCGGTGCCGCTGGCCGAGGGTCCGTACACGGTGTCCGCCACCAGCGTGGACGCTGCCGGCAACTCCGCCGGCCCGGTGACGAGCACCTTCATCGTCGACCTGGCGGCCCCGGACACGATCATCGTCTCTGGCCCGCCGGCCCTCACCCGCGAGACGTCCGCCACCTTCGACTTCGACCAGACGGGCGGTGGAGTCTCCTACCAGTGCAGCCTCGACGGCGCTTCCTACGTGCCGTGCACGGACCCGGTGACCTTCACGAGCCTCGCGGACGGCGAGCACGTGCTGCTGGTGCGCGCGGTGGACGCGGTGGGCAACGTGGACCTCACTCCGGCCGAGCACCGCTGGACGGTGGACACCACGGAGCCCGACACGCTCATCGACTCCGGTCCCGCCGACCCGACGAACGCGACGTCGGCGACCTTCGAGTTCTCGGCCTCCGAGCCGGGCTCCACCTACGAGTGCAGCGTGGACGGCGCCGCCTACGTGCCGTGCACGGACCCGGTGACGTTCAACGGCTTCGCGGAGGGTGGGCACACGCTGCAGGTTCGCGCGGTGGACGCGGCGGGCAACGTGGACCCGACGCCCGCCGAGTACACCTGGACGGTGGACCTCACGGCCCCGGTCGTTCCGGTCATCGTCACGCCGGCCAACGGCGCGGTGCTGCCTGACGGCAACGTCACCATCACCGGCACGGCGGTGGGCGCCACGTCGGTGACGCTGACGCTGGACGGGACGACCTACGGCCCCATCCCGGTGGATGGCTCGGGCAACTGGACCTTCTCGCCTCCGGTGACGCTGGCGGACGGCCCGTACACCGTCTCGGTGGTGGCGGTGGACGACGTGGGCAACACGAGCGGCCCGGCGACCTCCACCTTCACGGTGGACCACACGGCGCCGGACACGGCCATCGACAGCGGCCCCGCGGCGCTGACGCGCGAGACGACGGCGAACTTCGTCTTCTCCTCCAACGAGTCCCCGGTGACGTTCGAGTGCAGCCTGGACGGCGCGGCCTTCACGGCGTGCCCGGCCCAGACGAGCTTCGGCCCGCTGGCCGACGGCGAGCACACCCTGGCGGTGCGCGCGGTGGACACGGCTGGCAACGTGGATACGACGCCGGCCACGCACACGTGGACGGTGGACACGGTGGCGCCGGTGGTGACGCTCACCACGCCCGCCGATGGCGCGGTCGTCCCGACGCCGCAGGTGACGTACTCGGGCACCACGGAGCCGGGCGCCACGGTGTCGGTGGTGGTGGACGGCGTGGAGGTGGGGCCGGTGACGGCGGACGCCTCGGGCAACTGGACGCTGCCGGTGGGCACGGGGCTGGCCGAAGGGCCTCACACCGTCACCGTCACGGCCACGGACCCGGCGGGCAACACCAGCCCGCCCGTGACGCACGACTTCACGGTGGACGCGCTGCCGCCGAACACGAGCTTCACCGTCACGCCGCCCGCGCTCACCAACAGCACCACGGCCAACTTCGAGTTCACCTCGGATGAGTCGCCGGTGACGTTCGAGTGCAGCCTGGATGGCGCGGCCTTCGCGCCCTGCACCACGCCGCTCGAGCTGAACGGCCTGGCGGAGGGTGAGCACACCCTGGCGGTGCGCGCGCGGGACACGGACGGCAACGTGGACCCGACGCCGGCCACGCACACGTGGACCGTGGACCGCACCGCTCCGGACACCCTCATCGTGAGCGGCCCGCCGCTGGCGGACGCGCCGAGCACGGCCACCTTCGACCTCGACCAGACGGGCGGCGGTGTGTCGTATGAGTGCAGCCTGGACGGGGCGGCCTTCGCGCCGTGCCCGGACCCGGTGACCTTCACCAGCCTGGCCTCGGGCCCGCACACCCTGGCGGTGCGCGCGGTGGACGGGGCGGGCAACGTGGACGCGACACCGGCCACGTACAACTGGTCGGTCAGCGTCGACACGGACGGCGACGGCCTCACGGACGCCGAGGAAGTCACGCTCGGCACGGACCCGAACAACCCGGACACGGACGGCGACGGCCTGACGGACGGCATCGAGGTCAACGTCGGCGACACGGATCCGCTCGACGACGACTCGGATGACGACGGCGTGATGGACGGCACGGAGGACGCCGACCACGACGGCATCGTGGACGCGAACGAGACCGACCCGAACGAGGCGGACACGGACGGCGACGGCCTGACGGACGGCCTGGAGCTGGGCCTGACGGAGCCCGAGGGCGACGACACCGACCCGGCGCACTTCACGCCGGACGCGGACCCGACCACCACGACGAACCCGCTCAACGTCGACACCGACGGTGGCAGCGTGCGCGACGGGGTGGAGGACGCCAACCACAACGGCCGCGTGGACGCGGGCGAGACGAATCCGCTCGTGGCCGCCGACGACACCGACTCGGACGGTGACGGCGTGGACGACGCCACCGAAATCGAGCTGGGCACCGACCCGCACGACGCGGACACGGACGACGACGGCGTGCAGGACGGCGCCGACGGCCTCACCGACACGGATGGCGACGGCACCATCGACGCCCTCGACCCGGACAGCGACAACGACGGCCTGCTCGACGGCACGGAGCGGGGCGTGACGCTGGAGAACGCGCCGGTGGGCACCAACACCAGCTCGCCCAACTTCGTCCCGGACGCGGACCCGAGCACCACCACCGACCCGAAGAAGGCCGACACGGATGGTGACGGGCTGACCGATGGGGCGGAGGACGCGGACTCCAACGGCGCCGTGAGCTCCACCGAGACCGACCCGAACAAGGCGGACACGGATGGCGACAGCCTGAACGACGGCCTCGAGGTGATGGGCCGCAACTCGACGGACCCGCTCAACCCCGACACGGATGGTGACGGGCTGAACGACGGTCGCGAGGACGCGAACCTCAACGGCAGCTTCGACAATGGCGAGACGGACCCGAGGAACCGGGACACGGACCAGGGCGGTGCCAGCGACGGGGACGAGGTCAACGCCGGTGGCAACCCGCTGGACGGCAACGACGACTTCGTGGTCGTGGGCCGTGGCTGCAGCACGGGCGGGGCGGGCACCTTCGCTCCGCTGGCGCTGCTCCTCCTCGCGCTGCCCATGCTGGGCCGCCTGCGCCGCTCGGGCCGGCGTCCCTCGCGGGCGCTGGTGGCCGGTGCCGCCGGGGGCCTTGCCCTCACCGGGGCGCTGGTGGCCCCGACGGCCCAGGCGCAGGTGACGGCGCCCACGGCGTCGCAGGCCATCGACGTGCAGCAGTACAAGCCGGGCCCGGGCGCCGGGGACATCCTCGGCGTGCACAGCGCCCGCGTGCAGAGCCACCTCAACTGGAACGTGGGCCTGTCCCTCAACTACGCGGACAAGCCGCTCAACTTCCTCGACCCGCGGCAGGACCGGTTCATCACCGCGCTGGTGCGCAGCCAGGTGGGGTTGGACCTGATGGGCGCGGTGGGTCTGTTCGACCGCTTCGAGGTGGGCGTGGTGCTGCCGGTGACGCTGCAGGACTCGGAGCCGGCGCCGCAGGTGGACCCGAGCTTCTCGCAGGGCGTGGGCTCGGGCGGCATTGGCGACCTGCGCGTGGTGCCCAAGGCGCGGCTGGTGGACGGTGAGTCCTTCGGCCTCGCGCTGGCGGTGCCGGTGGTGCTGCCCACGGGCGGCGGCTCGGACTTCCTCGGTGGCTCGGGCGTCGGCATCCAGCCGCGCCTGGTGGCCGAGTACGGACAGCGGCTGCGCCTCGCCGCGAACCTGGGCATCGACATCCGCAAGCAGCAGCAGCTTCGCAACCTGAACACCGGCAACGCGCTGACCTACGGTGTGGGCGCGGAGCTGCCCTTCACCCTGGGCGAGCTGCCGCTGGCCGCGGAGGCCACGGTGGTGGGCGCGCTGGGCTTCGAGGAGCAGGACACGGAGGAGCGCCCGCTGGAGCTGCTGGCGGCGCTGAAGTACCGCTCGCTGGGCGGCCTGTCCGCGCACCTGGGCGCCGGGCCGGGCCTCACCCGCGGTTACGGCACCCCGGGCTTCCGCGTGCTCGCGGGCCTGAGCTACAGCCCTCCGCCCTCGAAGGAGCCCAAGCCCGTCGTCACGCCCGCGCCGGTGGACACCGACGGCGACGGCCTGATGGACCCGCAGGACCGCTGCCCCGTCGAGGCCGAGGACAAGGACGGCTTCGAGGACGCGGACGGCTGCCCGGACCTGGACAACGACAAGGACGGCATCGTCGACGGCTCCGACAAGTGCATGAACGAGCCCGAGTCGAAGAACGACTACGAGGACGCGGACGGCTGCCCGGACGAGGTGCCCGCGCCGGTGGACTCGGATGGTGACGGCCTCCTGGACCCGGACGATGCGTGCCCCTCGAAGGCCGAGGACAAGGACGGCTTCGAGGACGCGGATGGCTGCCCGGACCCGGACAACGACAAGGACGGAATCGCCGACGTGGCGGACAAGTGCGTCAACGAGCCCGAGGTCATCAACGGCGTGGATGACGCGGACGGCTGCCCGGACAAGGGCAAGGTGAAGGTGCTCGTCGACGGCGAGCGCATCCTCATCCTGGAGAAGGTCTACTTCGCCACGTCGAAGGACGTCATCCTCGCGCGCTCCTTCCCGCTGCTGAAGCAGGTGGCCGCGGTGCTGCGCGCCAACCCGCAGGTGGAGCTGCTCCGCATCGAGGGCCACACGGACGACCAGGGCAACGACGCCAAGAACCTGGACCTGTCCCAGCGCCGCGCCAACAACGTGCGCAAGTTCCTGGTGAACGAGGGCATCCTCCCCGTTCGCCTGGAGTCGGCGGGCTACGGCGAGACGAAGCCGGTGGACACCAACAAGACGGCGGCGGGCCGCGAGAACAACCGCCGCGTGGAGTTCACCATCCTCCGCGTGGGCAAGGTGGAAGTGGAGCGCGAGGCCCAGTAG